The sequence GTGTAGAGAATGATTTGGCGGCGGGAGGAAGGCGGCGCGGCGGAGAGaggcggcgcggcgtggggagggAGGCGCGCGGTGGAGGGAGGGCGCGCAGGGAGgagaggtggaggcggcggcccgtggcggcggctagggttagcggaagccggaagatcgacttgcgatagataccatgtagagaataatttggtgcatcgataattgattgatcgtgcactaggcacatatatatataggtacaagggatGTGACCGATATTTTGTCTCCTAAGATATACGTACATACAAAGGGAGACAGATACTACAGGTATTACATACAGGACCCAAACCTACGTatatgtacacatgttcaacagttaggtctGCGTGTTAGCCAAGCACATTGTCAGCTGGACTGGCTGCCGTCATCCCTTTGTAGCGTGAGGTGTGTATTTCGACTCCACGCGCCCGCATTTATTTTTAGTGAAATTTTACATCGGACGCCTTtgagtgggccggcccatttgcgcgGCCTTCAGCGAAAGCTCAATTATTGGAAGCACGCGGGCGTCCAACAGGCTAAGCCCACATTCAGCCTCAGACTGGCTAAGCCGCCTAGCCCAGCGCAGCGACTTCTGGAGTCCTCCAAGCCAGCGCACGTGCTGTGCACCAAAAATGGCCGAGGAAGGCAGGCACATCGCCGCCGGTGACCCCATCCGGCCGCCGCGGCTGGAGGATGCGGGCCTGGAGGACTGCGCGCTCCCGCCGGAATCCATCGCCGAGGCTTTCTCCCTTGCGGCGTTGGCCGTCTCCTCCCGCCtcccccacctctccctctccgacgacgaggacgaggacgagggagATGACCCCCTCGCGCCTCGTGGAGGCTGCGTGGAGGACGCGGGACCCACCCGAGGGGCCATTCCCGACGCCCTTGTTGGCGCAGGGGGCGGCAGCGAGGGCGGCGCCGACGAGGtcgtggtcgtcggcggcggtggcggaggaggcaGCGACGAGGTGGTAGTCGTCGGGCGCGGAGACGAGGAAGATAGGGTTGTTGTGGTCGGAGAAGAGCTGGGGCAGGAGAAGCGTTGCGGCAAGGGAACCAGAGAAGGAGAGCgccggaaggaggaggaggaggaggaggagacggtgGAGAAGGCCATCTTGCTGGAAGATTTCGCGTGAGCTTTGTGAGCTTTTCCTTTAGCCTGATAAGATATTTCCCTAGTACTTTCTTGTTTGTTTGACTTGTAATGTAGTGAATCTCCCTATGAGCAAGGCAAGAGTGAATTTATCTCAGATGTAGTGTTTAATTTTAAGATCATTACTAATGTGGTGGTTGATTTTAAGATCAGATGACAGTATGTTAGTCTCTAGTGGCAAGCTAGTTAGCATCAATGGTATTCGATTTAGTGCACTGCTGATGATTGTTGTCGTTTTCCCGTTCGATTGTTCAAAGTTAGTGACAAGCTGCGAATGCACCTGACATTATTGGTTGTCGTAAGGGGAAATGATGCAAATGTGATTGTGTCTGATATATAATGTGTCTTAGTAGGGCTTGCAAACAGAGAAATGTTAGAAGAAACACCTGGATCTGACATGGCATCAAATCTTTCAACAGAGAAATGTTTGGTGCAGAAACCTTCCTCGATAAATTTATGGAGTGGGAAAATAATACAAGGCATCACTCGTAAAAATAAATAGAACAGAGCAGACTTTTTATTGATCATGAACATGATTTGTACTTTTTCAACTGGAACTGAAGTTGGATTACTGATAAACTAACACCACTGCAGTACACAGTGCCACTCTCGTGAGGGAATTTAGTGAAAGCTTTTCTGTAAAATAATTGGATGTGCTAAGGTCACTAGCAGGTTAGACTTTTTTTTGGTGTGTGGAAATAGCAGTTTAGACTGGTTAGTGTGCTGATAGCCCAGCCTAGCAGACAATTGTCGTGTCAAAGTGAATGGAAGCATTGAA comes from Triticum aestivum cultivar Chinese Spring chromosome 5B, IWGSC CS RefSeq v2.1, whole genome shotgun sequence and encodes:
- the LOC123111741 gene encoding sodium/potassium/calcium exchanger 1; its protein translation is MAEEGRHIAAGDPIRPPRLEDAGLEDCALPPESIAEAFSLAALAVSSRLPHLSLSDDEDEDEGDDPLAPRGGCVEDAGPTRGAIPDALVGAGGGSEGGADEVVVVGGGGGGGSDEVVVVGRGDEEDRVVVVGEELGQEKRCGKGTREGERRKEEEEEEETVEKAILLEDFA